The following coding sequences are from one Diospyros lotus cultivar Yz01 chromosome 7, ASM1463336v1, whole genome shotgun sequence window:
- the LOC127805566 gene encoding uncharacterized protein LOC127805566, producing MPMKGVRRFGVSGKLSPRYIGPFEILERVGSLAYRLDLPPQLFGIHNVFHVSMLRKYVLHPQNVIDYQVIEVGEDVTYKERPIGILEWKWRVMRNRSIPFVKVQWQRHASDEATWEREDEMRCLFPQLFE from the coding sequence ATGCCCATGAAGGGCGTACGTAGATTTGGTGTGtcggggaagcttagtccccgttacattggACCTTTTGAGATCCTAGAGCGAGTTGGCTCTTTGGCCTATAGGTTGGACTTACCACCACAGTTATTTGGTATTCAtaatgtcttccatgtgtcAATGTTGAGGAAGTACGTGCTGCACCCCCAGAATGTCATTGATTATCAAGTTATAGAAGTCGGGGAAGATGTCACATATAAGGAAAGACCTATCGGTATTTTGGAATGGAAATGGAGGGTGATGAGGAACCGATCAATTCCTTTTGTGAAAGTTCAGTGGCAACGTCATGCTTCAGacgaggctacttgggagcgtGAGGATGAGATGAGATGTCTTTTCCCCCAGCTTTTTGAATGA